TAAGCGCCGAGAGGGCTCCCGCCGTGTCCTTCCAGTACAACAATGCCGAAACCGAGCTGATCGGCACCATCCTGAAGAAGCTCACCGGAAAAGGCGTCGACGTGCTCGCTCAGGAGAATATCTTCGCGCCGCTCGGGATCGAGGATGTCGCGTGGTACAAAAACCCGGTGAGCGGTCTTCCGACCTCGTCGAGCGGATTGAGCCTGCGGCCGCGCGACTGGGCGAAGATCGGCCAACTCGTGCTCAACCGCGGGGTCTGGGACGGCAAGCAGATCGTTTCGGCCTCCTGGATCGAGCGATCGACGGCCGAACACATCACGACGGACAAGGCCGCGTTCGGCTATGGCTATCAATGGTGGATAGGGCATTCGCCGGACAAGGACAGCACCATTCAATGGGCCGCTGCGCTCGGCTTCAATTCCCAGAAGACCATCATCATCCCCGCGCTCGACATGGTCGTCGTCTTCAACGCAGGACGGGAATCCAGGAACATGGTCGCGCCCGAGCTGGACCTGCTGGATCGCTATATCCTGCCGGCGACCTCGCGGGATTGATGGGGTCGCGGCGGCCGGAAGGCGAACATCGGAGCGTCTGCCGCCCCGGTAAACTCCGGTCGCCCCATCCGCATTGAACCTGTCCGCCCTCCAGGCGCACCAAAACCACTGAAGCCCCTGATGTCAGTGGTGAGGAACGCGCGATGAAGGCCCTGAAAGCATCGATTTGTGTTGTCGTCACCGCGCTCGCGCTGAGCTTGTCGCCGGGCACGCCGTCTCATGCAAGCGAGGACGAGGCGGGCACGCTCACCCGGCAGATGAAGGAGCTCTATCGGGCCGGCAAATACACCGAAGCGCTGCCGCTCGCCCAGAAGGCGCTGGCCCTTCGCGAGCAGGAATTCGGGCCCGACGACGCCATGGTCGCGATGCCCCTGAATGACCTCGGCACGATCCACTACAATCTCGGCCAATATCCGGTTGCCGAGCTGCTGTACAAGCGCGCATTGGCGATCAGGGAGAGGACGCTCGGCCCGGAGTCGACGGAAGTTGCAACCGTCCTGAACAATCTGGGCGAGCTCTACCGCGTCGAAGCGCATTATGCGGACGCAGAGCCGCTGCTGAAACGGTCGATTGCCATTCGCCAGAAGGCGCTCGGGGCCAACGATCCCTCCATCGTGATGGCCATGAGCAACCTCGCTGCGGTCTACAGCAGCCAGGGGCGCTACGACCGGTCGGAGCCGTTGTTCAAGCGTGGCCTTGCCATTCTCCAGAAGGCGAACGGCCCCGACGATCCCGAGGCCACCGTCCTGATGAGCAATCTCGCCGATGCCTATATCCACGGGCATCGCTACGCCGATGCCGAGCGGCTGCTCAAGCGCGCGATGGCGGTGACCGAGAAGGCGTATGGACCCGATCATCCCGACATCGCCCAGGCGCAGAACAATCTGGCGACGCTCTATGCGCGGCAGGGGCGCAACAATGATGCCGAGCGGCTGTACAAGCAGTCGGTCGCGACGTTCGAGAAGACGCTCGGTCCCGACCATCCTGACCTCGTCGATATCCTGGATAACCTCGCCGCGTTCTACAAGGACCAGGGCCGCTATGCCGATGCCCAGCAGTTGTTCAAACGGTCGGCAGCGATTCGCGCGAAGGCACGGCCGATCTGAACCGGCCGGCGAGGCCAGCCGAGCTGCCTTTCCAGTGAGGCTCATCGCGGATCGCGTTGAAAGATTGCCATGACGACGCCTGCAAGACTGCTCGGACTTGTCGCCCTGCTGCCCTGGCTCGGATTGTCTGCCGCAACGGCGGCCGGGGGTCCGTCAAAGGATATCCTGAGTGGCGCATGGAGGCTCGACATGGACCGCGACGAGCGACCATGGCTTACTTTTTACGACACCAGCCGCAAGACGGTGTTTCGCTTCGGCTGCGGGACGCATTACGAGCTCGATGCGGTCTATCCCGGCGAGGCGCCGAAGCAGGATCACACCGGGGCCACGATCACGATCGGCAACGGCAAGACGCAGATAGATTTTGCCGGCTTCACCTACGCCGCCCCCGAAAATTTTCCGCCTGACACCTCGTGGTTCAACCAGGCGGATCTCGGCCACCCCGAGCTCACTGATGACATCTGGCGCGCGCTGGAAGACCAATTCCTGGATCTTCTGGCCTCCGGGCAGCCGCTGACGGTCTCTGCCGAGGGCAAGAGCTATAGTCTGCCGCCGACCCACGCGTCGCGCTGGCGGGCACGCTTCAAGAAGGTCTGCTGACGCGCCGGCCGCAAGCAGGCTGTCCTTCGTGGCGATATTTATTTCGAACTTTTTTATCGCATTGACGGCTCGGCCGTGTCGGCATGGAGGGGTCTCGACCGTCCTCGGGTGGACATATCGCCGAAGTGCAGTCGACAAATCCTGCGCACGGGCCGCGATGGCGTCGCCACGAGCCGTCAAATATCGAACTGGAGCCATTCCCCCATGAGAATTACCGTCGAAACCAGCGTCGCCGCCCCGATCGATCAGGTCTGGCGTGCCTACACGACGCCTGCCGACATCGTGCAGTGGAACGCCGCGTCGGACGACTGGCATACGACCAAGGCGACGGTCGATTTGCGCGAAGGCGGCGACTTTTCGTCCCGCATGGAGGCCAAGGACGGCAGCATGGGTTTCGACTTCGCCGGCACCTACACGAAGATCCTCGAGCACAAGCGGATCGAATATGCGTTCGGCGATCGCAAGGCCGAAGTGGATTTCGTGCCAGGCCCCAAAGCCGTCATCGTCCGCGTCGCCTTCGATGGCGAAACGACCCATTCGGTCGAGCAGCAGCAAGCCGGCTGGCAGGCGATCCTCGACAGCTTTGCACGATATGTCGAGGCGAAGCAGCAGGCGTCGTAAGGCGCCAAGACAGTTAAGGCCAAGGACAGTCAAGGCCAAGACAGTAAAGACAGGAAAGAGGCTGCCGGGCACGGCTCGGCAGCCTCTTTCGTGTTGGGATCACAAGGTCGGGATCACAAGGCAGACAGGTCAGCGACGGGTGGGATCGTTGCTCCTGCCGGGATGAGGATTCTGGGGTCCGCCGGCACTGCTGCTTGCACCTGCATTGCTGCTGCCACTGGCGCCAGCGCCCATGCCGGTCGTGCCGCTGCTCGATCCGGTGCCTGCCGCGGAGCCGGCTGCGCCGGTCCCTACGCCGGCGCCGCCTGTTCCGGCACCTGCACCTGCACCTGCGCCGGCACCCGCTCCGCCGGCGCCGCCGCCCGCCTGCGCGTGGGCGAAACCGATCGACGCTCCGGCAAGCAACGCACACATGGTCAGCGAGAAAATCGTCTTTCGCATCGTTCAACTCCGTTTGACGTTGTGCGGGTCAACCGAAGCCCCACGTGGACGTTCCTATGCGGACGTTCCTGAACCGATGGTGATCCCAAGTGATAGGTGAGGAACGATGTCGTGCACTTCAGGATTGACGCTTGCCCTTTTCGGGAACAATTCGTAAGCCATGTGCAGCCGACCGGCGACCTTTGGCAGGCTCCAGCATTTTGCGGCGCGGTTGGCTGACATGATGGAGGATCTCATGCGAATCGCCATTCTGGTTGTTGTCATGGTGGCGGGGCTTTCGTCCGCAGCGCGCGCTGAGCGTGACTATCCCTGGTGCGTCATGGGCGGAGAGCTCGGCTATTCCGGCGACTGCATGTACGAGACGCGAGAGCAGTGCCTGGCCTCGGCCTCCGGACGATGGAACCTCTATTGCGATATCAACCCGCGCGTGAGGTACAGGCAACCAGCTCCGCCTCCGCCTCCGCGCCGGACGCAAAGGTCGCAGTAACGCCTGGCTGGCATTCAGCGGCGGCGACATCCGCTGCGGCAAGCAGGATCTGCAAATCCCCGGAGTTTCATGATGCGCGCGCTTCCCTTTCTCCTCCTGGCCCTGATCGCAATGTCTGCGCCCACGCCAGCCTCGGCTCAACGGTTCAACGGCAATTACCCGGTGTGCCTCCAGAGATGGGAGTGGGGCGGCGCCACTTATATTTCCTGCCAGTTTAGTTCGTGGGAGGAGTGCAGGGCGACCGCTGCGGGCCTTCCCGCCATGTGCTTGCTGAACCCTTATGTGCAGCAACGGCCGCCTGAGCCGGTCCGCGCTCCGCGCCGATAGGCGCGATTCCGGCGGCAAGCGCTTCGGTCCCATCAGCACCCGCGACAGATGCCGCTGATCTTGCGATCGATGATCGCATCCTCCTGATCGAGGATGTCCTGCGGTCCCATCGTCGTTGCGGGAACGTCTGATAGGTGCGGTTGGCGGTGGCCGACCGGTGCCGTCCAAGGTCTGGTGGTCGTTTCCTTGCCGATCGCCGACGGGTGGAAGGATTGCGCCGACACGGTGCCCATCGTCGATAGCAGCGCGAGCGCAACCAGCAGCTTCGAGGTGATCATGAACGCCTCCGAATGGCTTACGCGCGGGATGCGCGGTTCTGACATCAGGATTTGCGTCGAGCGGCCGTTATTCCTGACCTAGCGGAGGCGTGATGTCGCGGCCCGGCAAGCGCAACTCCATCTCCGTCATCCCTGCGCGTCGCGATGGCGCACGCCGTCGCCCTCGTCTACGATCCGGATCGTCCATCTCGAAAGGCACTGACATGCAAACCATTGGGTTGATCGGCGGCATGAGCTGGGAGAGCACCGCGCTCTACTACAAGCTCATCAACGAGCGCGTCCGCGATCGCAAGGGCAAGCTGCATTCGGCGCCGCTGCTGATGTATTCCTACGACTTCCAGGGCATCAAGGAGATGCAATATGCCGGCCGCTGGGCGGAGGCGGCGGCGAGCCTGGCGGAGGTGGCCAAGCTGCTCGAAAACGCCGGCGCCCGCGCCATCGTGCTGTGCACGAACACGATGCACAAGCTCGCGCCCGGGATCACGGCGAGCGTGAGCATTCCCTTCATCCACATCGGCGACGCCACCGCGCAGCGCATCCGGGCCAGGGGATATCGCCGGGTCGGGCTGCTCGGCACGAAGTTCACGATGGAGGAGGATTTCTACATCGATCGCCTGAAAGCGCATGATCTCGACGTCCTGATTCCCTCCGCCGACGAGCGCGCGGAGGTGAACCGCATCATCTACGACGAGCTGTGCCTCGGAATCGTCGCCGATGCCTCGCGCCGCCGCTATCAGGACGTGATGGCCGCGCTGGTCGCGCGCGGCGCGGACTGCATCATCCTCGGCTGCACCGAGATCACGATGCTGGTCGGTGCTGCCGATACGTCGGTCGAGACGTTCGACACGACAGCGATTCACGCCGAGACGGCGGCCGATTTCGCAATCGGGTGAGGCAGGCCCCGAGGGGTTTGAGCAGTGCTTCGTGGAGATGGGCCCAGGGGCAGCTTGGCCTGTGATGTCGCCAGTTGGCCCGACCTTCGCTTGGAGAGCCGCAACGTCTGCTTTCGGGAGACGGCCGACCAAGGTGACGCCCCCTGCTATGGGCAGCTTGTGACCCAACTCCGACATTCACGATACTTGTGGCCGGGGGCGCTGTCTGCTTCAGTGGAAGGTACTCAGGGAATGGTTGGCCGGCTTCCCAAATGTCGCTTTTGCCCCGGCGAACATTGCCCCGTAGGGAACTTTGGCTTTAGGCTTGGCGGACAAGCGTCCGAGTGAGGGTGAAGTCATGGGCGGGGAGATAGTCAGCGGCTTCCTGGAGGGAGGCGGCGAGATGGGCGCTTTGACGAGGGAGTTTGACTGGTCAAAGACGTCGCTCGGCCCGCCGGAAACGTGGCCGCAAAGTCTTCGGGTTACCGTGCGGCTCGTCCTCACTTCGCGCCACCCCATGTTCATTTGGTGGGGTACGGAACTCATCCAATTCTATAACGATGCTTACCGCGAGACGATGGGTCCCGAGCGGCATCCAAGCGCTTTAGGCGCGCGGGGCCGCGAGTGTTGGGATGAGATATGGGACATCATCGGTCCTCAGATCGAGTACGTCATGGCAGGTAAGGGGGCGACCTGGCATGAGGACCAACTCGTACCGGTAACGCGTCACGGTCGTCGTGAAGATGTCTGGTGGACTTATAGCTTTGGTCCAATCGATCTCGAAGACAAAATCGGCGGTGTGCTTGTCGTCTGCAGGGATGTCACCTCCGAGCACATGGCAAGGGAAGCGCTGAACCTCATCAACGAAGAGCTGAAGCATCGCGTCAAGAACACTCTTGCAGTGCTTAGTGCCGTGGCCAGCCAGACATTTCGCGACGCCTCGAGCAAAGCCGATCTCGAAAAGTATCAAGAACGACTTGGCGCGTTCGGACGTGCGCACGACCTGCTTACAGCAGCAAATTGGGCTGCCGCGCCCCTTCGAGACGTAGTCGGCGCCGCGCTGAGCCCTTATAGAACGGGCGAAGGACGGATTGCGGTTTCGGGTCCTTCGCTTGTTGTCAAATCGAGACAGGCTCTCGCTCTCTCCTTGGCAATCCACGAGCTTGCGACCAATGCCTTGAAGTACGGCGCGCTGAGTGTCACGAGCGGCCGCGTGTCGGTCACATGGACATCAGAACAGGATTCGGGTGCGCCAAAGTTCGTTTTCGTCTGGCAGGAGTTTGGGGGCCCACCTGTGTCGGAGCCAGCCGGTGTGGGCTTCGGTTCGCGCCTTATTTCCAGGGTATTGAAAGACGATTTCAGAGGCTCGGTTGAAGTGTCGTATGGATCAACCGGACTGATTTGCTGCCTGACTGCCCCCCTCGAAAATCTAGGAAGTTCTTCGGAAGAGCGGTGAAGGCTCTCTTGCTTAGCCATTGTCTCGCCAAAAGTTAAAGGGCGCTCTCGGGTCCACCGATATTGACACCGTACTTCCGGCTCTGGCCCGTAGCCGCCTCGTCATGATTGCCGTTGCGTCTGCTCTTGGTGGTAGACGGGAAAAGGAGCAGGGCTAAGCTCCACAGCAGCTATTGAAACGAACGTTTTCCGGGCGTGAACATTGTTCCTTCTACTTGGAACGATGTCTCTTCAGAGTAGTTTTCGGTCATCACAGCCCGGACCGTGGCTTTTACCTGTGATGAGAACGCTTCGATTGCGCTCCCGCCCCGAGCAGGAAGGAGGCGCGATGCCACGATTTCAATTTAATGTCTATGACGGCAACGACAGCCTCGACACCGAAGGAACCGATTTGCCGGATTTGCGAACCGCGCAAATAGAAGCCATTGCGATGGCAGGTGGCATCTTGCGTGAACGCGCTCGCTTTATACGGCTCGATGATGATTGGCGCATGGAAGTAACGGACGATACCGGCTTGATCCTCTTCCGGCTTGACTTCCAGATCGTCGGCTCAGCGGCAATATCTGGCCAGAAGAAGTAAGGCCGTCTCAGTTGGCGGCCTCTTCATATAATAGCCACGTCGGCTTGTGGCCCACAGCGTCGAACGTGACGCTCACTTTACCGTCGGCTGTTTTGGAAAGACCGGACGTGGCTGCGGGCATATCAAATCGACGCTCATGACCCAGAACGGAAGTGCGATCTCCTGTAACGAGCCGATGCAGTCAGATTGTATTCCGGTCTAACCAGACGCCAACGCTTGGCCTACGGCGTAGAGCGAGCAGTCCTTCCAAGCCGCTACGCACAAGCGCATGGCCTCTGCCTTGGCCCCCTCGGTCGTTCGTTGAGCCGAGGTAACCGATGAACAATGACCCTCACGGTTCCACGCAAATGCCTTTACCTCCGTGCGGGCACCTACGTAGTATTCGAAGTAACTTGAGCACGCCGCATTAAGCGGTGTCGGCGCTGGAATGGGAGCCATTGGAGCGACTTCAGCGACCATCGAGGTCGGCAGGTGCAACCCGTTCAGAAACGTTTCAACGGAAGGCCACCATAATTCGGCGGGCCCCATCACGACCATTGGATGGCCATCGACACCAAAAGGTGGGAGGACTTTCAATTGTCCGGGAGCGCCGGAAGCGACGTAGGCCTCAAACATGCGTCTCCCCAAAGCCGCCGGAATGTAGTGGTCGTTCTCCGAATTGATCCAAAGCGCAGGCACCTTTGCAGAACGGCCAAAAATACCGGCGTCCTCTACAATATTGTTCGGACTACAAACCAAGTCGGGACCGGCCGACCCGTGACCGCCTGCGAAATTCAGGATGCCGACAACGCCGGCGGGATTGGTGGCAGCGGCAGCGGTCACCGCAAAACCTCCCGTCGAATGGCCTACCAGCAAAACCCGATCCGGGTCCGCCCAAACCTCACCACGGAGCGTAGCAACCGCCCCAGTCACGTCCTCGGCCGCTATTTGTCCGACAGCAAGATAATCCCGATTGTTGCACGTTCCTGAAAGAGTTTCGGCGAATTGCCCTTCTGAACGACCAAATCCGCGACGCATGATCGACACTGCGGCGTAGCCATGCTGTGCAAACGCTATGGCGGCATTGATAAGATCAGTCGGCGATTGTTGAGCCATCGCAGATCGAAGCATTTGACCAGTGGCACGCACCGTGCCGTGGACCAACAGGGCAAGTGGAAAACGTCCCGACCGATCAGGACGGATGACCATCGCCTCGAGACGGACCCTGCTTCCATCAGCAAGGGCAACAGGCAGCATTAGGTTTTCATGAACAAAGCCCGGTAGGACACTGTCGGCCTCGGCTGGCGATGCCAAAAGCGCGAGCAGCGCGAGCAGCGCGATCGCGCGAAACGGCCGCCCCATTGCCCTCTCCCAAATTAGAAGCCTTGGTCCGAACGACACGCTGAGATTGTAGGGGGGCCGGATAGATGTGACAAGGATTTGCGTAGCATCACTTCCGCCACTGGCCCATAGCCGACGAAGATCGGTCTCCGTTGCCGTCGCACGAGGTCATGAAGGGAAGTCGGCCGGCTGCACGTCGATGCGATCGGCGTGCAGCGACCAGTCTGCAATCTCACGAAGCTCGCAGAACTGCCGTTGAGCCAGCGACGCCGCCTCGGTTGCATCGCGTGCATCGACATCAACGGTACGCTGGCACACTTCACAGGATTTCCCCTGGTCGCCGATGACGTTCTTGAGGAAACGGACGGTAAAGTGGGCCATCTCTAGCTCGTTTCGTTGTGCTTGCGTGCCGGTCTGCGTCAATAGACGAAGGCGGGAGTTTGCAGCAGGTGGTCATTCACCGCCACCACGCCGGGGATCGCTTCGGCGGCGACGCGAATGGCCGTGCGTTCCGCGAGCGTCGGCGCGAAGCCCCAGATATCGATCACGCCATTCTGCACGGTCGCATTCAGATTGAACGTATGGGCCCAGGGTTGCTTCCTGACCTCCTCGAAGAATCTCTTTCGGATGGCTGAATCGGGCAGCGATATCTCGAGCTTCGGTCTGCCGCTCGCGATCGCCTGGAGCAGGTTGGCCCGGCTGACGATTCCGACGAGCTGGCCTTCCCCGTTGACGATCGGAACGCGCTTGATCTGACGCTCTTCGAGAAGCATGGCGATCTCGTGCAGGGGCGTCTCGGGCGCAGCGGTCGCCACATCCTGCGTCATGATGTCCTGCACCATGGTCGCGTGCGACTTGACGTAATCGGTCGCAAGTTGGGCATCGCCGGTCAACAGGCGCAACCACCAGGAGGACGAGCGTTCGGTTCCGCTCTCGACCCTGTGCAGCAAATCGCCTTCACTGACGATGCCCAAAACCTTGTTGTCGGCATCGACGACCGGGACGGCGCTGATCCGACGCTCCAGCAGCCTTTGTGCGACCTGGCGGACGGTTGCGGTCGGTTCAACCGTAACCACCGGTGATACCATCACGTCTCGCGCTTGCATGGCAGACCTCCCGATCGCCTCTCACCTCGAACAATCCTGCCTGATCGGGAATGGCGCGGTTTGATCGGGATCAAGCAGCGCAGGCCGCCCGGCGATAGAAATTGAACATGTCCCGAAAGGAGGTCGAAAATGACCACGATCCCACATCGTGCAGTCGTGTTCGTTGGCGACGGACGGAAGGCGCTGTTCCTGCGCAATGAGGGCGACGCGCAAGTCCCGAACCTGAAGGTAGAGACGGTGTTCGAGAGGGAGAATCCGCCCGCACATTCCCAAGGCAGCGATCGACCCGGCCGGGTCAGCAAGGGCCCGCATTCGGCTCAGCGGAGCGCGGTCGAAATGACCGATTGGCACGAGCTCGAGGAGGAGCGCTTTGCGAGGCAGGTCGCGGCCGCCGTGGAGCAGCTCCTTCGCAGTGAGCAGGCGACCGCCCTCATTGTCGTGGCGCCACCCCGCACGCTGGCGGAGCTTCGCGCGGCCTTCCATGACGACGTGAGGCGTCGGATCATCGCCGAGCTCGACAAGGACCTCACGAAGCACCCGGTGGGCGACATCGAAAAGCATCTGCGGGACGCGGCATGAGGCTATTTCGTTCGGTTGGCCTCCGAGCTCGGCGCCGACCTCATTGTCACCGGCGGTTATGGACACGGCCGGTTGGGGGAATGGATCTTTGGAGGCATGACACAAACCCTGCTGCAACAGGCTCCGGTCTGCCTGCTGATGTCGCATTGAGAACCGGCACGACAGGAGAAGGCAAGATGGACAAAGACAATCGGGCGGCGCAAGAGAACGCGGCCGAGCGAAAGGCAGAAAAGCCCGCACACAATCGCGATGATCAGGCGATCGCAACCGGGCAGCACGATCGCACGATCAAGCAGGCCCTCGAGGACGACGAGGTGCGTGAAGTGCTGAAGCTACACAAGCGGGGCAAGCGACCGTAGCTGCGGAGCCGTTCAAGCGGGCAGATGGCCGCTGGAGCGAGAGCCCGCGTCCACGCGTGGTCGCCGGCTGCACCGCTGCCATGATGGCACCATACCCCTGTTTTGCCCGACGGAACAAGCAAAATTCGCAAAAATCGAAAAAGCCCAGCGCCGTCAGGGCGCCGGCTACTGTGCATGGGGTTGTTTTCGAGATTTGCGTTCGTCCGGGGTCCGAGAAGCCCGGGCCGGACCGTGAGCGGCCTCAGCTGTCGACCTTCAGCGCGGCAATGAAAGCTTCCTGCGGGATGTCGACCTTGCCGAACTGCCGCATCTTCTTCTTGCCTTCCTTCTGCTTCTCCAGAAGCTTGCGCTTGCGCGTGATGTCGCCGCCGTAGCACTTCGCGGTGACGTCCTTGCGCAGCGCGCGCACCGTCTCGCGCGCGATCACCTTGCCGCCGATCGCCGCCTGGATCGGGATCTGGAACATGTGCGGCGGGATCAGCTCCTTCATCTTCTCGACCATGGCGCGGCCGCGCCCCTCGGCGCGGGTTCGGTGCACCAGCATGGAGAGCGCGTCGACCGGCTCGGCATTGACCAGGATCTGCATCTTGACGAGGTCGGCCGGCTTGTAGTCGGTGAGATGATAGTCGAACGAGGCGTAGCCCTTGGAGACCGACTTCAGGCGGTCGTAGAAGTCGAACACGACCTCGTTGAGCGGCAAATCGTATTTCACCATGGCGCGGGCGCCGACATAGGTCAGCTCCTTCTGCGAGCCGCGGCGGTCCTGGCACAGCTTCAGCACGCTGCCGAGATATTCGTCGGGGGTGAGGATCGTCGCCTCGATCCAGGGCTCCTGGATCTCCTCGATCTTCACGACGTCGGGCATGTCGACGGGATTGTGGATCTCGAGCTCGGTGCCGTCGGTGAGCTTCATCTTGTAGATGACGCTCGGCGCGGTCGCGATCAAATTGAGGTCGAACTCGCGCGACAGCCGCTCCTGGATGATCTCGAGGTGCAGCAGGCCGAGGAAGCCGCAGCGGAAGCCGAAGCCGAGCGCGGCCGAGGTTTCCATCTCGAAGGAGAAGCTGGCGTCGTTCAGCCGCAGCTTCCCCATCGCGGCGCGCAGCGTCTCGAAGTCGTCGGCGTCGACCGGGAACAGGCCGCAGAACACCACGGGGATCGCCGGCTTGAAGCCCGGCAGCATCTCGGTGACGGGCTTGCGGTCGTCGGTGATGGTGTCGCCGACGCGGGTGTCCGCGACTTCCTTGATCGCGGCGGTGATGAAGCCGATCTCGCCGGGGCCGAGCTCGTCGACCTGCTGCATCTTCGGCGTGAAGAAGCCGACGCGCTCGACGTCGTAAGCCGCGCCCGTGCCCATCATGCGAACACGCTGGCCCTTCTTCATGACGCCGTCGACGACGCGGATCAGCACGACGACGCCGAGATAGACATCGTACCAGCTGTCGACCAGCAGCGCCTTGAGCGTCGCATCGCGATCGCCCTTCGGCGGCGGCAGGCGGGTGACGATGGCTTCCAGCACATCGGGAATGCCGAGGCCGGTCTTGGCCGAGATCATCACCGCATCCGACGCATCGATGCCGATGACGTCCTCGATCTGCTGCTTGACCTTCTCGGGCTCGGCCGCAGGCAGGTCGACCTTGTTCAGGACCGGAACGATCTCGTGATTGTTGTCGAGCGCCTGGTAGACGTTGGCGAGCGTCTGCGCTTCGACGCCCTGGCTGGCGTCGACCACCAGCAGGGAACCTTCGCACGCCGCCAGCGAGCGCGACACCTCATAGGCGAAGTCGACATGGCCGGGCGTGTCCATCAGGTTGAACACGTAATCCTTGCCGTCCTTGGCGTGGTAGGCGAGGCGCACCGTCTGCGCCTTGATGGTGATGCCGCGCTCGCGCTCGATGTCCATGGAATCGAGCACCTGCTCCTTGCCCGCCATTTCGCGGTCGGAGAGGCCGCCGGTCATCTGGATCAGGCGGTCGGCCAGCGTCGATTTGCCATGGTCGATATGGGCGACGATGGAGAAATTGCGGATGTTGGAAATGGGGACGGTCGTCATGGGCGCGGGATACCACTCACATCCCCGTGCGGCAACCATATTGCTGTAT
This genomic interval from Bradyrhizobium guangzhouense contains the following:
- the lepA gene encoding translation elongation factor 4 — its product is MTTVPISNIRNFSIVAHIDHGKSTLADRLIQMTGGLSDREMAGKEQVLDSMDIERERGITIKAQTVRLAYHAKDGKDYVFNLMDTPGHVDFAYEVSRSLAACEGSLLVVDASQGVEAQTLANVYQALDNNHEIVPVLNKVDLPAAEPEKVKQQIEDVIGIDASDAVMISAKTGLGIPDVLEAIVTRLPPPKGDRDATLKALLVDSWYDVYLGVVVLIRVVDGVMKKGQRVRMMGTGAAYDVERVGFFTPKMQQVDELGPGEIGFITAAIKEVADTRVGDTITDDRKPVTEMLPGFKPAIPVVFCGLFPVDADDFETLRAAMGKLRLNDASFSFEMETSAALGFGFRCGFLGLLHLEIIQERLSREFDLNLIATAPSVIYKMKLTDGTELEIHNPVDMPDVVKIEEIQEPWIEATILTPDEYLGSVLKLCQDRRGSQKELTYVGARAMVKYDLPLNEVVFDFYDRLKSVSKGYASFDYHLTDYKPADLVKMQILVNAEPVDALSMLVHRTRAEGRGRAMVEKMKELIPPHMFQIPIQAAIGGKVIARETVRALRKDVTAKCYGGDITRKRKLLEKQKEGKKKMRQFGKVDIPQEAFIAALKVDS